The proteins below are encoded in one region of Cydia pomonella isolate Wapato2018A unplaced genomic scaffold, ilCydPomo1 PGA_scaffold_153, whole genome shotgun sequence:
- the LOC133533318 gene encoding protein UXT homolog — translation MATTQIDQSIAKYEAFINDVLKEDLKKVDWRLQQINAEITDLIQQKHTLEVVTSKEKHPEGFKTQVNLGCNFFMEASVPDTSTMLINVGLNHFLEFPAEEGVKYLDVRIKAFERKAEELKDQSAKTKAHIKLMLFGIGELQEKAKM, via the coding sequence ATGGCTACTACACAAATCGACCAATCTATCGCAAAATATGAAGCGTTCATCAACGACGTCCTAAAAGAAGACCTGAAAAAAGTGGATTGGCGGCTGCAGCAAATCAATGCAGAAATCACCGACTtgattcaacaaaaacacacatTGGAAGTGGTGACTTCAAAAGAAAAACATCCTGAAGGTTTCAAGACGCAGGTGAACTTAGGATGCAACTTTTTCATGGAGGCCTCAGTTCCAGACACTTCAACAATGCTTATTAATGTTGGTTTGAATCATTTTCTTGAATTTCCTGCAGAAGAGGGTGTGAAATATTTGGATGTGAGAATAAAGGCGTTTGAGAGGAAAGCGGAGGAGTTGAAAGACCAGAGTGCTAAGACTAAGGCTCATATCAAGCTTATGTTGTTTGGCATTGGAGAGCTGCAGGAAAAAGCTAAGATGTGA
- the LOC133533317 gene encoding NAD-dependent protein deacetylase sirtuin-2-like, translating to MRYVYLSKRPWLKWTKIWSRNLQYLPTMSANSPPGTSDGEDSLDASTVPPNHIETMGARLRDLDVDSIRRYLAQKLGFYEPTEPAAPVEKVLDEVNLDGIVKWIKGSRCKNIITLAGAGISTSAGIPDFRSPETGLYHNLQKYNLPEPQAIFEINFFRQNPKPFFLLAKELFPGSFKPTVSHYFIRLLHEKGLLLRHYTQNIDTLERGAGLPEEKLVEAHGTFYTSHCIDCRKEYPLEFIKERIFSDQIPICTACPGVVKPDIVFFGESLPDRFQDCLQEDFQHCDMLIIMGSSLEVQPFASLIDMVPEWCPRLLINRERAGLRSPLLRLWGLAAGGLQLDAGATRDVARLGDCDAGCRELADRLGWGEELQALVASEHARLELSGSLSAPHAPHASHAPHAPHAPHAPHASHAPHASHAPHASHTPHAPEPGVSSPLDPKL from the exons ATGCGCTACGTTTATCTGTCAAAGAGGCCGTGGTTGAAGTGGACAAAGATTTGGAGTcgtaatttacaatatttaccaACGATGTCTGCCAATTCGCCACCCGGGACAAGCGATG GAGAAGACTCGCTAGATGCGTCTACCGTCCCGCCAAATCATATAGAAACTATGGGCGCCCGCCTTCGGGATTTGGATGTAGATTCTATCCGTAGATACTTGGCTCAAAAACTCGGCTTCTATGAGCCCACGGAGCCCGCAGCGCCGGTAGAAAAGGTTTTGGATGAAGTCAACCTAGACGGCATCGTGAAATGGATCAAAGGATCGCGATGCAAAAACATTATAACATTGGCGGGAGCGGGCATTTCTACGT CGGCTGGAATCCCAGACTTCAGGAGTCCAGAAACGGGTCTCTACCACAACTTGCAGAAGTACAACCTCCCCGAGCCGCAGGCCATTTTTGAAATCAACTTCTTCCGTCAGAACCCCAAACCTTTCTTTCTATTAGCCAAAGAGCTGTTCCCGGGAAGCTTCAAGCCTACTGTGTCACACTATTTCATCAGGCTTTTACATGAGAAAG gGCTTCTTCTCCGCCACTACACTCAAAACATCGACACCCTAGAGCGCGGCGCTGGTCTCCCTGAGGAGAAGTTAGTGGAAGCCCACGGCACGTTCTACACGTCTCATTGCATCGACTGCAGGAAGGAGTATCCGCTTGAGTTCATTAAAG AGCGTATATTCTCGGACCAAATCCCCATCTGCACTGCATGCCCCGGCGTAGTTAAACCTGACATCGTCTTCTTCGGGGAGAGCCTGCCGGACCGCTTCCAAGACTGCCTGCAGGAAGACTTCCAGCACTGCGACATGCTCATCATCATGGGCTCATCGCTGGAGGTGCAGCCGTTTGCTTCCCTCATCGACAT GGTGCCCGAGTGGTGCCCGCGCCTGCTGATCAACCGCGAGCGGGCGGGGCTGCGCTCGCCGCTGCTGCGCCTGTGGGGGCTGGCGGCGGGCGGCCTGCAGCTGGACGCCGGCGCCACCCGGGACGTGGCGCGCCTCGGGGACTGCGACGCCGGCTGCCGCGAGCTGGCCGACAGGCTCGGCTGGGGG GAGGAACTCCAAGCCCTCGTAGCCTCCGAGCACGCTCGGCTGGAGCTGTCAGGCTCGCTGTCCGCGCCGCACGCCCCGCACGCCTCGCACGCGCCGCACGCCCCGCAcgcgccgcacgcgccgcacGCCTCGCACGCGCCGCACGCCTCGCATGCGCCGCACGCCTCACACACCCCGCACGCACCGGAGCCAGGCGTCAGTTCACCACTAGACCCTAAACTGTGA